The following coding sequences are from one Panicum hallii strain FIL2 chromosome 5, PHallii_v3.1, whole genome shotgun sequence window:
- the LOC112895292 gene encoding heat stress transcription factor C-1b-like yields MGSECKEHLQLHAGFGGGGGGAQQNQQQKQEAAAVAPFVAKTFHMVSDPATDAVVRWGGASNTFLVLDPAAFSDYLLPSYFKHRNFASFVRQLNTYGFRKVDTDRWEFAHESFLRGQAHLLPLIVRKKKKAGCGGRELGEEGEEVRGTIRAVQRLREEQRGMEEELRAMDSRLRAAESRPGQMMAFLGKLADDPGVVLRAMLAKKEELVAAGKGAPPPLPAVEAPGKRRRVGAGTGAEAADAGEAAAELAAQGRGAVPFPFSVLGQVFY; encoded by the exons ATGGGCAGCGAGTGCAAGGAGCACCTGCAGCTCCACGCcggcttcggcggcggcgggggaggcgcgcagcagaatcagcagcagaAGCAGGAGGCGGCCGCCGTCGCGCCGTTCGTCGCCAAGACGTTCCACATGGTGAGCGACCCGGCCACGGACGCCGTCGTGCGCTGGGGCGGCGCCAGCAACACCTTCCTTGTCCTCGACCCCGCCGCCTTCTCCGACTACCTGCTGCCATCCTACTTCAAGCACCGCAACTTCGCCAGCTTCGTCCGACAGCTCAACACCTAC GGGTTCAGGAAGGTGGACACGGACCGGTGGGAGTTCGCGCACGAGTCGTTCCTGCGCGGGCAGGCGCACCTGCTGCCGCTGATCGTGCGCAAGAAGAAGAAGgccggctgcggcggccgggAGCTGggcgaggagggggaggaggtgcGCGGCACCATCCGCGCCGTGCAGCGCCTGCGGGAGGAGCAGCGGGgcatggaggaggagctgcggGCCATGGAcagccgcctgcgcgccgccgagAGCCGCCCGGGCCAGATGATGGCGTTCCTCGGCAAGCTGGCCGACGACCCGGGCGTCGTGCTGCGCGCCATGCTCGCCAAGAAGGAGGAGCTGGTGGCCGCCGGCAagggcgcgccgccgccgctgccggccgTGGAGGCGCCGGGCAAGCGGCGCCGGGTGGGGGCCGGGACCGGGGCCGAGGCGGCCGACGCGGGCGAGGCCGCGGCGGAGCTGGCGGCGCAGGGCAGGGGCGCCGTGCCGTTCCCGTTCTCTGTCCTCGGCCAAGTGTTCTACTAG